The Pelobacter seleniigenes DSM 18267 genomic sequence TTTCAGCCCCAGGGATTGAGCCAGCGATAGGGCTCAAGCGCCTGTAGGGTCAGTCCGGATAAATAGCTTGTTTTGACACCTCCCTGTAGCTTTTCGGAATACACCGGGGAAATTTTAAATCTTGCCCGCGCCCGCCCCTCGAGCGCGGTCTCAAAATAAAGCTGGTTTCTGACCAGGTAAACCAGGGTCTGCGCTGCCGGGTCAAAATACCAAGAGCCTGGCTCGATGTCTGCCTGCTTGCTGCGTGACACCACCCCCAGGTAGTTGACGGGTGTTTCCGCCAGCAATTCCATGGGATTGGAGCCAATCAACTGTTTCAGGCCAGCCATGTCGCCACGGACATAATAATCCGCAACCTGAAGGCTGATAGCACTGCGCATGACCCCGATATCGTGAGTCATGGAGGCACGCTCCACGTCGACAAGCAGCTTGTAGTAACGGTTCAGGGCAAAAACGGCCAGGATGCTTATAATGGAGACAACCACAGCCAGTTCCAGCAGGGTGAAACCGCGTTGGGATAGAACTTTTTTGCCCATAAAATTAATCTTTATTCATTTCATCGAATTAATCAACAGTTTTTTCTAATCACCTGGCAATGCTGGCCAGATTCCACATGGGCAGGAAAACGCCCAGCGCCAGCACCAGCACCATGCCGCCGATGATCACGATCAGGATCGGTTCGATGGCGCTGGATAAATTTTTGAGATCGTAATCGACCTCGCGTTCGTAAAAATCCGCGACGTCCTCCAGCATGGTATCCACCGAGCCCGATTCTTCACCGACCGCGAGCATCTGCAGCACCAGCGGCGTGAACATGCCGGTC encodes the following:
- a CDS encoding type II secretion system protein, with the translated sequence MGKKVLSQRGFTLLELAVVVSIISILAVFALNRYYKLLVDVERASMTHDIGVMRSAISLQVADYYVRGDMAGLKQLIGSNPMELLAETPVNYLGVVSRSKQADIEPGSWYFDPAAQTLVYLVRNQLYFETALEGRARARFKISPVYSEKLQGGVKTSYLSGLTLQALEPYRWLNPWG